In Haliotis asinina isolate JCU_RB_2024 chromosome 15, JCU_Hal_asi_v2, whole genome shotgun sequence, the sequence tctggtaagtgcttcaggagttgataatgtatgttatcagctcctgtagcagtgtcatgagcttgatcaagagcagtatggagttcatggatagaaaaagtttcattataatcttccccattatcagaattgaaattaatagttttcttttcttcctgtttttgatattgctggaattttggtacataatttgaagaggaagggtgtttagcaagggtttcacccagtttattagcaatatctgaattatcagtaagcaattgatcttcatgtttaagatgatggatattagatttagtacctttaccttttattttctggaccatgttccacaccttggatatgggtgtccgagaatttattttagatacataattttgccaagattggcgtttgttctgtttaaaagtacgcttTAGCACTTAaacttttaaatttatttaaattatgtaccataggatggcgacggaaataatgttctgcttttttccttgccttcctagcttgtttgcactcatcgttgaaccatggttttcgaatatgtggaactgcagaggaatttggtatacactcatcagttatggagttcaattcatcagaaaagcacttaatagcatcaggaacgtcaataaaacgttcaggtttaagcttttcagcacacagtgtttcatataaagcccagttagcctttttaaaattccgccttgatgatggaggaacatcagatggaattacagcttttaatatagtaggaaaatggtcacttctacagagatcatcgtggactgaccattcgaattcatttagtagttctgaatttgtgagtgacaagtcgagagcagagtaggtccctgtgccagggtgtaaatatgtgttggaaccatcattataaatacataagtcattatcAGAATTAAAGTCCTCCAACGGTTtgcctttagcgtttgtagttacactaccccagagtgggctgtggccatttaaatcgcccattataatacagggcttcgggagctgatcatatagagcttgaagatcggttttagcaaacgccgaagacggtgaaatatatagagagcatagcgtaaacgctacatgtaaagtaattctcactgcaacagcctgcatattagtagtaagtggaacagggctttgaataacgttttgtctgactagaatggatatTCCTCCGGTGGCTCTATGACCTGGAGGTGCAAAAACAATTATATGCATTAAAAtaacgaaggtcaaatgtatctgtttgttttaaatatgtctcttggagacataacgctgaaggtgtaaaatcttggactaatagctgtaattcatttaaattagtcctcaatcctctgcagttccactgtacaatattaatgGAATACACTATCTTTTTGGTGGgttaataggggatctacccctcacctttttcgagggcgacaagctatgtgccctgggatggaagttttctgccacttccatggcctcaagcgatccgtatttattaaataaattttacaggattttctgaacccttctggGATCTGCCACTCgtttttgaagattctgttcttgagtcagttttactttgaacaatattcttcgagcttgtttttgatcgtgatttgtgagttggctgagacaaagattgttctccagatacagatgaagtctgactacagCACTGTGACCCGGCTTTAGATACCACatgagtgttgacagaagatgtcaaggtttgagtagactgttcgggtgcaacgaactgagcattatttgttttaatctacgtcaaatctgtctggcaatgtatccacaatgctaaacacaagcgggtctccaacttgcagcaccaaggatactcagatgatatactccagcagaaaaaacaaaagattaattcttccaccagattggcccatgagccaccgccttctgggcataagactctaggcagaattcatgtaaacaaaattcaagtcaaataatattctgaacaaaaGGTGCCAATactaaagtttaaacaattccaaatcaaagtttgtgcaattacatattatctatgcacagggcttggcatgaccagccgattggttgaaccgggcccattcaaccacccgtctaggtgaagtcagggccaaagtggtgtattgggcattaagaacactggtcctgctcccatgccctcaaccaccaggatcccctcctccaccgacacagggccgcaacccacggcaaacgggttggtggaccacatATCCCACCGTGTCCACAACGGggatgttggcgagctcttggcgttacccagcacccaccacgagcaggtggctcgccacgggtgccggacGGTAAAAGATCCTAACATCATCATGCTCCATCTTTGACAGTTACAATACTACACAGCTAAAAGGTTTCACTGTTTGAGTTCATTCGGTAACGAAACACACGTGCTGAAGTGTTTCCATCTGAAGTTGGCTCGAATGTTGTCGTAAACCGGAAGTTAAAGGATACTGCATTTGTTTCTATTACTGTCTTAATTTGTGACAACAAGCGTGGTGAGTATACATCAGTATACATAGAGATAGACAGAAGTGTACAAAATGTTGCATAActgataaatatatgtaaatacgGCATGTCGTAACAGGTGCCACAAGTGAGGGAACCCTTTTCAAACTCTGTTCACATGTTTGAGACTAAGCAGTGAAATCGCACGAGAAGGAATTAAACACCAAGTTTTAAgtgttgtttgtgtgtcttCTTTAAACGACTATCACCACATGTATTGTATTGAATCTGCAAGTGTCTACTGTTGCTCCTGGCAATTTCATTTTGCCAACAGTTATTTCAACGATACATGTTATATAGAGATAGGTCACAGACAAGATATGGTGATGTACATGTAAGGAAAATGGATGGCTCAGTCACCTTTCACGAATATTGTATTCAAGTTATCTTACACATGATGTTCATCCCTTCGTCATCCGTACACAGAAGCAATAATGTACTAAACCACATTCTCATCAACTTTGACTAAAGAATGCATTTTCATACTGGCAAATGGATGGACAACTTCTTTAGAGCAGATGATGCATCGTTTCGATGTAGATCCTGCCACCGTTATCAAGCACATGGTACACCAAatgagaaatatatacatgttggGTAGTTGAGTTCATACAATAGAAGAGGTTCAGgtattgggaaagagaacttacaatgagccattttcaggattattagccatttcctgaattttgaatgggcaacttccaaattttaatggaCCATTTtgcattctaatgtgcaaaatggcccatggcctctgcctttcccaatccttgGAGGTAGGTGCACAATGCGTTGACACAAGGTCAAAGAGTTCAAGCTGACCAGCAAACCACTTGACATTGACCAGATGGTTTTATTGATATACGTAAGCGTAACCCATTCTATGGTAATGATTGCTCTTGTTTAATTTGTCGCCCATAAAATAGAATATATGGCGAGTCGCGGTGCCGATTGGCAGTTTGAAAATTGATTAATTTGGTTGTTTTGTAATACGGGTATATATTGCAGGATATCGTGCATGCATTTTACTTCAGCCCCAAGGGGTAAGCTACTGCGAATAGAACTGATACAGACATATAGCAAGGGTTCTGGCTGATTGTCTTTGCATGAATTCTTGGTAAGTATGTCTTCCAAATCATTTTTTGGTTttcttgaaatgaaaaaaaaatgtattgaTGACTTCAACTCAATATTTGAAATGAGAATTTACTGACAAACTGAATATCCAATTTTGCACGGATAAATGGTTAAAAGGTATTTTATAACGCTTGTCGTTTATGTTGAACGCACGTAAATTATGCAAAAAAGGGCATTTGAATTCTGTTTGTAAAGTGTAAATAATAAGTGAAAATGATGTGTGAAATATAAATTGGTAAGTTTGGAATCGGTTACACTTCAGTGGTTGCTTGTTGGAAATATCATACGTGTCGAATGGTACTGAATTGATATTTCAGTTAGAAGTAACTTCAAACACGTAAGAAGATCGAACAATGGCAGATAAAGAAATGTTCAACTGCGATGACTACACAACACACTTCGACCCAGTGTCTTACCTAGAAATGCTGACATCTGTAAAGCCCCAGCCAGGCTTTGAAAGCCTAATGTCTTTCGTGATGACCAAATGTCACACCGCATTTGACTCGGGTAAAAATCCACGTTTATGGTGATAACCAGTGTCTCCAGTTTGTATGTTTGCCAGATGTGCCTCAAGCAATGTCacaatgtgtatgtgtgcgtgtgtgcgtgtgtgcgtgtgtgtgcaccTTCACAGTCAAACGTTACAATCTAGATTTGTTTCCATAACTTATGCAGGATCCCGACTTGACCACGATTATGTGTTAACATCACTTTGAAATATTAGTAATGATATCATGTATCGCAAAAGAGGAGCACATTATGCAGAGTCATTTGTTCCCCCTGCAATAATGTTACTTTCTACTGCTGCCATAGTGTCTCTTTAACGCAAGAAGAATTTGACGTTGAAATGCCACACCCCCACACCCGGCTGACTTGGGATTGTTTTCGGTCGCTTTTAGCAGGCAGTGTTCGGGAACAGTGTGGGGCGTGGAAGGGGTACAAAATATTGGTTTATGTATTGTacacatttggggaatcgaTCGCGTCTTCAGTGTGGCGAGAGagcgctttaacctctaggctagcCCACTGTCCCGAGTATGGGCTAAGAATCATTTCCTGGATCATTTTCAGGTCACAGTTACCTGTCGAAATACTGTCTTGCAGGTAATATCAAAGGAAAGACGCTCTTGGATATTGGGACAGGCCCAACAATACACACCATCGTCAGCGCAGCTCAACACTGTGAGAACATCTTCTTGGCTGAGTACTGCCAGAGTAACAGGGATATCTTGAAACACTGGCATGACGGATCTTTACCGTTCAGTTATGATGAAGTATTTGGAATTGTACTCGGACTAGAAGGgaaaaggcaagtaaatattttttttttgtttttttttttaatctttgaatATTTTGCTGCTATATGTTTAGCTCAATAAGTAGATAATATTTATTACGTTATGTTAATTTGAAAACCATTTTGCTTGTAGATTTGAAGCAGGCACCCATGCTTTAATAGCAATTACGTTACGTacataaacacaaaacacaacgtTTTTATGGTTGGTAATTTACCTCGTTATCGTTAAGGCTCAGAGCAACCCAGCTGTCTGGATCCGAGTGAAAGGCATGGATGTATTCAGATTCAACAGTTTTATTAGCACACGTGTGAAAACAACCCGTACGCACTGACACAATGCACAATAAGActagggctgggacgggtaGACAATGTGGAATCGAGTACCCGCATGTGTTTACCCAGTCGAGTACtcagaaatgtgaaaaaatgcaGCGTTTCGGTCAATTCTCTGTATCATCAATCACAATTTGACAGAGATTGTTATAGAAAACTCCAAAGTGTGGCAACCGTGAGAGTAACCTAGTACCCGCCCCAGGCCTAATTAAGACCCCATTTATGGGGAAAGAATGGTATTAATCCCAATAAACTCTAGACCAGCTTTCCTTTGTTGTGTACAACAGAATCACTCTGAAAGCAAAGACTGCAGAATGCCTGACTAGACACTTAGAGGTTTTCTCTGTGAGTTATAATCACGTGTTATCATTGTGTCATGAGGGTCACAGCAGAGAATGACTTAGACTTTCAGAAAGTGTAATGGTAGGTATTTTCCACAATgtaatatcaataataaaaGGAAGATGTCCTTGCAAGTTCTCAGTTACCTTAGACCTAATATTCCACTGTTTGTTTTGATGATCAAATTGGCAGATCTCTATAATGAGGATGAGGAACATGTCCTTGGGAACAGCTTGCATTATGATAGATTTTACTGTTTATGTCACAGCAAAACTGACATCCCTGAGAGGGAAGCAAGTATCAGAGACAAGTTAGTTGGGATTCTACACTGCGACATTAGGGACAAGAACCCGTTTTCTACCAACTTCATCTCGAAGGTAGACATCATAACATCATCCCTATGCCTGGAAGCAGTTGCCACTGATGTGACGTCCTATGAAGAATGCGCCAGGAATATGGTCGGTATGCTGAATCCTGGTGGTCACCTGGTCATCTTTGGATGTGTTGGAGGAACCTTCTACACAGTGGGGTCAAAGCGGTTCAGCAGTTTTGGGATGACGAAAGATGATTTGCAATCCACATGGAAGAAGGTCGGAATTGAGATCATTTCCTTCGACGAATGTTTACTCTCCAAGGAGGAGAATCATGACGTTGATGTTTTCTACGGCATGGTTGGGAAAAAGATTCCAGACACTGGGACCAAGGTTTGATGTGGATTAATGCAGTTATGAGAcctattcgttcattgataagTTAATTGGATtacccacacacgcacacgtacacgcacacgcacacacacacacgtgcacacaaTTACAACCTCTTATAAAGAACGGGAAACGTGAATATtcgagttagaactggtcttaagcaacccatggatgttgtgaaaggcgactaacgggatcgaatggacaggctcgctgacacaggACATGGCATCCCCGTCGCATCGATCtgatgcacatgatgttgatcttGCTGGGTTGTCTaatccagacacgattatttaatTTTACACagatgggatattgctgacttcAGTGTTAAACGACAAATACATTGCATTTATTCCTTACATACGTGGAATTCCATGGTTCAGTTTCCGGTGACACCATACCTAAGCACTttaaaatatggtatttgttgtttatgAGGCATCAGCTCTCCTAATACACTTCACAATAACGAAAAGAGCAAAGATTGTCCCTTGAATAGACATACATCTAGTGGCAGAGAAATATGTTCACAGATTCTGGAATAAAATCTCTGTTGCTAAAGAATGCGTGGTTTTATCTCTACTTCGTAATGATTCGTAAACATATATTAGTGATATTGGAAGAATTACACTATGAGGATAGAATTTTgtcatttgtatatatgtaatgaATGCCGCACACGACAACAAAAACATGGTTCTTTATCTTTTAATCGTTTTAGAGATCACATATATCCCGACTTTAAAAgtactcatttcgatctttaattaccttaaatcgaccttttgacaacagtgcacaattctcagccgcgaACGCAATTTCAACCAATGAAAGGGGCACGTCTCTGTTAGGTGATatgaggtatagatatgagggcgTATGCAGAAGTCATccacatttcagggggtaaattaTCTCGTTTACagatttgtacaaacctgaaatcgccaCAGATGTTGTGAAAAAAGAAAGCTATATgctctcacaatctactatcatttagttttgtctcctgcttttcCGAGTTTCCGAGtttagtttccgagttacaacacttgttttcatagacgattctgtcaaaatcacttggtgtcgctaagttctaatccgtgttaggtggtataaacctacaaccgttatttgtcatcattcacttgatgctcagttaatgaatttataccaggtataattagtggtaacgtcACTTAGATTATCCAACAAAGTtgactgattaattacttttatccggatttgtcaaaaggtagtatctatgtatgtacatttactaatcactacagaatacactctgtcgtgtctgtgtctgtgtctgtgtaaacaaAACACCCTTCTTTCAGGGGATTAAATGCAAATATATTAATTGAtttctcattattggctaactaaattacttttttaaaagaatgacggaCATTatgcagttagttgccaggtgtgctatcttgggtagcCATTGAGACTATGCACCAACGTGAAATACCTGGAATGATACATCACTTTTCGTATATTAAACTGTTAAAAGACGCTTCACTTGGAAAATCTTCAGACGAATGGCATATCACCCGTTTtagtggatattgatggatacattcttcGAACAAAGTAATAGTTTGagattgctcctataacttttatttgttttaatatttgcatttttttattAAGCTGTCGCagcattcaacagaatcattgttttcgtcgtgaagtgtaatgatacagatgaTTCAAAGAGGCACGCTATAAAATgtgtagatattacattcctgtaaAACATTCGCTATAAGTATCAGCCGAtcacttctttttattaagtttcaaactgcatacaaagtttcaaagtttcaaagtttcaaaatgcatacaagtatgattataaagtaattaggatcatgagaccaaatataaagacgtatattgacaagtgtctacatacaaaccaaataaatatagcaagtgaagaaatttatcgcgcagtattttcacttcgaccccgacctctcTTCTTTTGTGTTACAGGCTGTGTCACGCAAACTCCTTTTGATCACGATTCCAATACATAtgtaactactagtagaaagtagttttgattttctaacttgatgaaaacaaaccataatctcattaattcaaatggacttttagtccgtgacttcacgattttcaaaaaatggcggcgccctctctgaggatgaatgctatttaagttttcaccgacttataaaatcaaaattaattttcactggtagtaaaatatgtatttaattgttggacattaggattttacatgacactgcttatatcataacaatttcactcttggaagcgaggctgGGGTCGATATAATactacttacgataatattgtcacttcgaccacaacctcgcttccgaggaagaaagcgttatatccttttggtcagcaatgtgtagtgaGCAGTCTTGAtattataaactcgatgaaacttgaactgctttttctatcctggaagcgaggTCCGGGgcaaaccatccgatttagGATATACCAGGGttccacaacgctcacttcgcacatacaaacaaccaatttaagcacaaactacggggtccggaggaaatctgtgcatagtgacatcgagagagagagagagagagagagagagagatcgatcgatcgagagagagagagaaagaaagagagagagagagggccTGTGATTGAAACCAATATAAACTAAAACAATGGAACGCAAAATTTATTAGTATGAAGTCATGTAACAATGTAGGTCCTGTATTTTCTCACTCTTCTTGGAACAGATTTTAAGAAGTGCCGATCAGTTTATAACTCTCGCATGAGAGAATCCGTTACGGCCTAGTCAGTCGGTCTGTACCATAACGGAATATTGTTTTCTTCAGTGgccaaaatataaataacaaccTACAGCTtctaaacaaaagcaaaaaagaTACAGGTATCAGAGCTGAAAGCAAGTCAACCAATGATACAGTTAAACATTTACAGCTTGATATGGACAATGTAGGGTTGCAGTTATGACTATATGTACATGCGAAATATCTGTACATATTATTAGATCACCCTGCTACAGAGTAAACAGAGTGAGCGAttggtttagtgagtgagtgagtgtgtacagttttacaccgcactctgcaatattccacctatatggcggcggtctgtaaataatcgagtctggaccagacaatgcagtgatcaaaagcagaagcatcgatatgcgcaactgggaacggatgacatccgtcaaccaagtgagcgagcctgcccataggatcccgttagtcgcctcttacgacaagcacagtcgctttttatggcaagcatgggttgctgaaggcctgttctacgcTACGTCATTACTAAGACGGTGCTAACACTAGGATATGCTTGCAAACACATAGCAGATAGCAGATACTAAATCGATGTTTGAATGATTttagccgcttttagcaacattctagcatcacccatagtacccatgtggggaatagtaCCCGGggctttggcgtgacaagcgaaggCTTAACGACAAGGATACCTCACCACCACAATCAATGTATGATCTCAACAAATTATTAACATACCAGAGAAAGCGTGAGTATGTTCTTACGCCGTCTTTGGAAACATGTCAGATGTATGGGCTTCAcgttcacttggttgacacatgccatcgaatccaaattgcgtagatcgatgctcattctgttgaccactggattcaaGGGTCCAGGCTCGAATATTGACAGTCGGCCGTATTATAGCTGGAACGCGGCGTAacattcaactcactcactaccaatGTGGTGGATCGAACCCGTGTAGAACCCCAACACAGAAAGAAATTTTCTgacaacaaattgttatttGAATGAAAACAAGGCAAAAATTGAAGAGGAGCACATTTATGgacagacaacttctttataagAGTGGATGAatcgtttcgatgtagattctacTACCGTTATCAATCACATGGTACAACATATGAGAAATAGATACATGGCGGGTATTGTAGTTCGTATAATAGAAGAGGTCCGTGTACAATGTAATGTCATAACCTATAAAAGTTCAACCATACCGGACACCAATGGACATTGACCAGTAGGTGTGAATGACGTTCACTAGACCGCATACAAATGGTTTTACTGCTGTACGTAAAGGTAGCCCATTCTATAGTAATGGTTGCTCGTGTTTAATTTGTCGCccataaaataatatttaatgCGAGTCATGGTGAAGATTGGGTACTTGAAATTGATTaatttggttgtttttgtgATACGTGTATATAGTGAAGGATATCGTGCATGCATTTTACTTCAGCCACTGTGAACACTACGGATACAGACGTATAGCAAGGGTTCTGGTTGAATATCTTTGCATGAATTCTTGGTAAGTATGTCTTCCAAATCATTTATtcgatttttttaaatgaaaataatgtcttgatgacttcaagtcgatatttgaAATGAGAATTTGCTGACAAACAGAATATCCTTTCTCGCATGGATACTTGGTTAAGAGGTATCTTACAAAGCTTGTCGTTCAACACACGTACATTATGCATAAAAAGCATTTGAATTCAGTGTGAATggtgtaaataataaaaatgtgttAAGAACCGTGCATACTAAGTGAATTACGTGTGAAATATAAATTGGTAGGTTACACTACAGCCGTTAATTGTTGGACATCTCATACGTGTCGACTGGAACTTAACTGCATTGATATTTCAGTTAGAAGTAACTTCAAACAAGTGAGAAGACTGAGCAATGGCAAATAAAGAAATGTTCAACTGCGATGACTACACAACACACTTCGACCCTCAGTCATACCTAGAACTGCTGACAGCTGTAAAACCCCAGCCAGGCTTTGAAAGCCTAATGTCTTTCATACTGACGAAATGTCATAAGACATTCGACTCAGGTACAAATCCAAGTTTATGATGATACCCGCTTTATCAAATTTATATGTTGGCCAGATGTGCCTCAAGCAATGCCACAATGTGTgagtgcgtgcttgcgtgcttgcgtgcgtgcacgtatgtgtgtgtgtgcacctTCACAGTCTAGATTTGTTTCCAACTTGTGCAGGATCCCGACATGACCACAATTATGTGTTAACATCACTTTGAAATAGTAATGATATCATGTATCGCAAAAGGGGAGCACATTATGCAGAGGCAAGTCATTTGTTCCCCCTGTGCCAGTGTTACTTTCTGCTGCTGCCATAGTGTCTCTTTAACGCAAGAAGAATTT encodes:
- the LOC137264908 gene encoding nicotinamide N-methyltransferase-like, yielding MADKEMFNCDDYTTHFDPVSYLEMLTSVKPQPGFESLMSFVMTKCHTAFDSGNIKGKTLLDIGTGPTIHTIVSAAQHCENIFLAEYCQSNRDILKHWHDGSLPFSYDEVFGIVLGLEGKSKTDIPEREASIRDKLVGILHCDIRDKNPFSTNFISKVDIITSSLCLEAVATDVTSYEECARNMVGMLNPGGHLVIFGCVGGTFYTVGSKRFSSFGMTKDDLQSTWKKVGIEIISFDECLLSKEENHDVDVFYGMVGKKIPDTGTKV